Below is a genomic region from Telmatobacter sp. DSM 110680.
ACGTTCTTTCCTCGCCAGGCCATGTCGCCTGGCAGTCGCCCGAGCGGCCAACCGAATCGTGAAGCGAGCAGCAGCACGGATCCCAGCACGACGAGCAACAATCCGAGACCAAGAAGTATCTTTCCAAGATCGGCCATGTTCTTTTTCGATGCCAGACTCAGATAGGATACGGTAATCGGGCGTTGCACGACGCGATACATCGAGCGCGCCAAAGGGGGTCGATGCGAGTCGCTACGCTGCTGTTGGGCATTCTGTGTTTACTGGTCGTCCTGTTGGATGCCTTCCAGACCATCATCCTGCCGCGCAGGGCTGCGGGTCGTCTGCGCCTTACGCGCATCTTTTATATCCTCACGTGGATTCCGTGGAGATTTGTTGCCCTTAGAATTCACCACCCTCGCAAGCGTGAGACGGCACTCAGCTTTTATGGGCCCCTGTCGCTGATTTTTCTACTCGTCGTGTGGGCCTGCGGCATGGTTTTCGGCTTCTCGCTTATTTATTACGCGCTCGGCAATCCATTCAACGACGCATCGCACCAGCTTGGATACCTGTCTGGCCTTTACGTGAGTGGAACCAGCTTCTTCACGCTTGGCCTTGGCGATGTCATACCCCGCGGCGAGGCAGCGCGCGCGCTGTTGACGATCGAAGGTGGTACCGGGTTCGGCTTTCTCGCCATCGTGATGGGCTACTTCCCCGTGCTCTATGGAGCCTTCTCACGGCGCGAAGTCAGCATCTCTCTGCTGGATGCCCGCGCTGGTTCACCGCCCACGGCAGCGGAACTCATGCGACGACATTCTTTTGATGGAGCGGAAAACGCCCTTGCGAGTCTGCTCTCCGAGTGGGAGCGCTGGTCCGCTGAACTGCTTGAGAGCCACATTTCTTACACGCTCTTATGCTATTTCCGCTCGCAGCATACTAATCAAAGTTGGCTCAGTGCGCTCACCGCCATCCTTGATACTTCATCACTCCTTATCGCTGGAGTGCAGGGACACGAAGCGAGACAGGCGCAATTGACTTTTGCCATGGCACGGCACGCGGTGGTCGATCTGGCACAGGTCTTCTCGATCGCTCCGAAGCAGAACATGCCGGATCGATTGCCGCGGGAACGATATGAGCGGCTCTACCAAATGCTCTGTCAGGGTGGTGTTAGTGTTTGTCGCGACGGACAGTCGTACGAAAGGCTCCGCGACTTGCGCGCTTTGTACGAAGGCTATGCCGAAGCGCTGAGTGAGCATTTATCCATGCCATTGCCGCCATGGATCGCCGAGCAACCGCGTAAGGACAATTGGCTCGCCGTGGCGAAGGTGCGCAGCCAGGCTGAAGCTGCCAACCCTTTGACCTCCGAAAGTCAGAGAGTTGCAGACATCATTGACCAGCATCACGAATTTTAGGTTCAACTATCTGTTAAGGTTTGGCGAGATAAACTACCGCGTCTGAGGGAAATTCGCCTTCTTCCACTTCCACCGCTACGTTAAATTCTGTAGCCTGTAATAGATAGCAGGAGAACCATAGAACATATGAAGCACTCCGTTCTCAACCACGAGCCATCGACCGTTCAGACCCCGCCAACCACAAACAAACATCTGGTTCGATGGGTCGAAAAGATGGCCGATCTCTGCAAGCCTGATTCCATCCACTGGGTCGATGGCTCGCAGGCGGAATACGAATTTCTCTGCGATCGCCTCATTGATGCGGGAACTTTTACGAAGCTCGATCAGAAGATGTGGCCCGGATGCTTCTACGCCCGCTCGTCTCCAAACGACGTGGCGCGAGTCGAGGACCGCACGTTCATATGTTCGCTTTCGCGCGACGCTGCCGGTCCCACCAACAACTGGGAAGATCCGTACGTAATGCGCCGTCGTCTCAAGCATCTCTTTAAAGGCTGCATGCAGGGACGCACCATGTATGTGCTGCCATTCAGTATGGGTCCGGTTGGATCGCCAATGTCCGGGATCGGCGTACAGCTTACTGACTCACCTT
It encodes:
- a CDS encoding DUF2905 domain-containing protein, which produces MADLGKILLGLGLLLVVLGSVLLLASRFGWPLGRLPGDMAWRGKNVSVFFPLGTSILISVVLTLLLYLISRFRR
- a CDS encoding potassium channel family protein, translated to MRVATLLLGILCLLVVLLDAFQTIILPRRAAGRLRLTRIFYILTWIPWRFVALRIHHPRKRETALSFYGPLSLIFLLVVWACGMVFGFSLIYYALGNPFNDASHQLGYLSGLYVSGTSFFTLGLGDVIPRGEAARALLTIEGGTGFGFLAIVMGYFPVLYGAFSRREVSISLLDARAGSPPTAAELMRRHSFDGAENALASLLSEWERWSAELLESHISYTLLCYFRSQHTNQSWLSALTAILDTSSLLIAGVQGHEARQAQLTFAMARHAVVDLAQVFSIAPKQNMPDRLPRERYERLYQMLCQGGVSVCRDGQSYERLRDLRALYEGYAEALSEHLSMPLPPWIAEQPRKDNWLAVAKVRSQAEAANPLTSESQRVADIIDQHHEF